Proteins encoded by one window of Candidatus Woesearchaeota archaeon:
- a CDS encoding HAD family phosphatase: MILVFDLSGVFFNDGLKIAVKRISDGFELNPETVEFVLNGSFAREYRIGLVETDEFWKKTKDYLKVGDIEAIKKIFFESYHPHDESVQLLNRLKNKKVKTAFLSNSPKDRTEFLNKKYNFVSLFDFGLFSFEAHAWKPDKEIYQKFLKKFNLNPNDVIYIDDRDRNIKPAKKLGMRTILFQNVNQLKDKLKESGIIV; this comes from the coding sequence ATGATATTGGTTTTTGATTTAAGCGGTGTATTTTTTAATGATGGGTTAAAAATAGCTGTAAAAAGGATTAGTGACGGATTTGAGTTAAATCCTGAAACTGTTGAGTTTGTCTTAAATGGGTCTTTTGCCCGGGAGTATAGAATCGGATTAGTTGAAACAGATGAATTCTGGAAGAAGACAAAAGATTATCTGAAAGTTGGCGATATTGAAGCAATCAAAAAAATATTCTTCGAATCTTATCATCCTCATGACGAATCAGTTCAATTGTTAAATCGTCTTAAAAATAAAAAAGTTAAAACTGCATTTCTATCAAACAGTCCAAAAGACAGAACAGAATTTTTGAATAAAAAATACAATTTTGTATCATTATTTGATTTTGGATTGTTTTCATTTGAAGCACATGCATGGAAACCTGATAAAGAAATATATCAGAAATTCTTAAAAAAATTTAATCTAAATCCAAACGATGTAATTTACATTGATGATAGGGACAGGAACATAAAACCTGCAAAAAAACTTGGAATGAGAACTATTCTTTTTCAAAATGTTAATCAATTAAAAGATAAACTAAAGGAATCAGGAATAATAGTTTAA